The Mesorhizobium koreense genome includes a window with the following:
- a CDS encoding nicotinate-nucleotide adenylyltransferase, producing the protein MPHAGPGMAVGLFGGSFNPPHAGHALVVEIALRRLGLDRLWWMVTPGNPLKNANDLRPLAERIRLSETLADDPRIVVTAFEASHHIRYTADTLALVKERNPGVDFVWIMGADSLRDFHRWERWRQIALTFPIAVMDRPGSTLSFLSSVMAKTFDYARIDEKDAPLLARMKPPAWTFIHGPRSSLSSTALRANGD; encoded by the coding sequence ATGCCGCATGCCGGACCCGGCATGGCGGTCGGGCTGTTCGGCGGTTCGTTCAACCCACCGCATGCCGGCCATGCGCTGGTGGTCGAGATCGCGCTCAGGCGCCTCGGGCTCGACCGGCTCTGGTGGATGGTCACGCCGGGCAATCCGCTCAAGAACGCAAACGATCTGCGTCCGCTCGCCGAGCGCATCCGGCTTTCGGAGACGTTGGCAGACGATCCCCGCATCGTCGTCACCGCCTTCGAGGCAAGCCACCATATCCGCTATACGGCCGACACGCTGGCGCTGGTAAAGGAGCGCAATCCGGGCGTCGATTTCGTCTGGATCATGGGCGCGGACAGCCTGCGCGATTTCCATCGCTGGGAGCGCTGGCGACAGATCGCGTTGACCTTCCCGATCGCGGTCATGGACCGGCCCGGATCGACCCTCTCCTTCCTTTCCTCGGTCATGGCCAAGACGTTCGACTATGCCCGCATCGACGAGAAGGACGCACCGCTGCTCGCGCGCATGAAACCACCTGCATGGACCTTCATCCACGGCCCCCGCTCCTCGCTTTCCTCCACGGCGCTGAGGGCGAACGGCGACTGA
- a CDS encoding glutamate-5-semialdehyde dehydrogenase, protein MLQTLEKNGENVAAIMRRLGENARVAAHPLAIASSAAKNTALEAMAEAIVQQEREILTANAIDMENGRKAGLAASFLDRLKLTPDRIRAMADGIRAIAALNDPVGDVIAEWDRPNGLHIERVRTPLGVIGVIYESRPNVTADAGALCVKAGNAVILRGGSDSVNSSTAIHACLAEGLAKAGLPEEAIQLVPTTDRAAVGEMLKGLGGSIDVIIPRGGRSLVERVQNEARVPVFAHLEGICHLYVDRSAKLGMAVKIAVNAKMRRTGICGAAETLLVDRLRASTHLVPILDALVEAGCEIRADSETRALYPAAKPATDADWVTEYLDSIISVKLVDGVGDAIDHVERFSSHHTEAIVAEDAAAVERFFNEIDSAILLHNASTQFADGGEFGMGAEIGIATGKMHARGPVGVEQLTSFKYRVRGSGQIRP, encoded by the coding sequence ATGCTCCAGACGCTGGAAAAGAATGGCGAGAATGTCGCCGCCATCATGCGCCGGCTCGGCGAAAATGCCCGTGTCGCCGCGCATCCGCTGGCGATTGCCTCAAGTGCGGCCAAGAACACAGCGCTCGAAGCCATGGCCGAAGCTATCGTGCAGCAAGAGAGGGAGATTCTGACTGCCAATGCTATCGACATGGAGAACGGCCGCAAGGCAGGCCTGGCCGCTTCCTTTCTCGACCGGTTGAAACTCACCCCAGACCGCATCCGCGCCATGGCCGACGGCATCCGCGCCATCGCGGCGCTAAACGATCCCGTTGGCGACGTGATCGCCGAGTGGGATCGCCCGAACGGCCTCCATATCGAACGCGTGCGCACACCGCTCGGCGTCATCGGCGTCATCTATGAAAGCCGGCCGAACGTGACGGCCGATGCCGGTGCGCTCTGCGTAAAGGCGGGCAACGCGGTGATCCTGCGCGGCGGTTCGGATTCGGTGAATTCGTCCACCGCGATCCATGCCTGCCTGGCCGAGGGCCTCGCCAAGGCCGGCCTGCCGGAAGAGGCTATCCAGCTCGTGCCGACCACCGACCGCGCCGCCGTCGGCGAGATGCTGAAGGGGCTGGGGGGCTCGATCGACGTTATCATTCCGCGCGGCGGCAGGAGCCTCGTCGAGCGCGTTCAGAATGAGGCGCGCGTGCCGGTTTTCGCGCATCTGGAAGGTATCTGCCATCTCTATGTCGATCGGTCCGCGAAGCTCGGCATGGCCGTCAAGATAGCCGTCAACGCGAAGATGCGCCGTACCGGCATCTGCGGCGCGGCCGAGACGCTGCTGGTGGATCGTTTGAGAGCTTCGACGCATCTCGTTCCCATCCTTGACGCGCTCGTCGAAGCCGGCTGCGAGATACGGGCGGATAGCGAGACGCGCGCGCTTTATCCGGCCGCAAAACCGGCGACGGATGCCGACTGGGTGACGGAATATCTGGATTCGATCATCTCGGTGAAACTGGTGGACGGGGTCGGCGACGCCATCGATCATGTCGAGCGCTTCTCCTCGCATCACACCGAGGCGATCGTCGCCGAGGATGCGGCGGCGGTGGAGCGCTTCTTCAACGAGATCGATTCCGCCATTCTGCTCCACAACGCATCGACCCAATTCGCCGACGGCGGCGAATTCGGCATGGGCGCGGAGATCGGCATCGCCACCGGCAAGATGCATGCGCGCGGCCCGGTCGGCGTCGAACAACTCACCTCGTTCAAGTACCGCGTGCGCGGTTCGGGCCAGATTCGGCCTTGA
- the proB gene encoding glutamate 5-kinase encodes MLSNSHTPLSSYRRITVKIGSALLVDRESGLKRQWLASLVDDIAALAEGGVDMLVVSSGAIALGRAMLHIGRRRLKLEESQACAAMGQIALAGAWSEELAKHGMRSGQVLVTLGDTEERRRYLNARATISTLLKMKAVPVINENDTVATSEIRYGDNDRLAARVATMMGGDLLILLSDIDGLYTAPPAIDPTARHIPFVERITPAIEAMAGVAASELSRGGMRTKLDAGKIATAAGTAMIVTSGDRLHPLSAIEAGERATFFQPSDTPVKGYKSWIAGQLEPAGRLRVDAGAVAALLSGKSLLAAGVRAVEGHFSRGETVAIIGESGREVARGLVAYDAQDAVKIMGLKSAEIAEALGYETRGAMVHRDDLVVSAGAKLARKEKAEG; translated from the coding sequence ATGCTTTCGAACAGTCACACCCCCCTCTCCTCCTACCGCCGCATCACGGTCAAGATCGGCTCGGCGCTATTGGTCGACCGCGAGAGCGGGCTGAAGCGGCAATGGCTTGCCTCGCTGGTGGACGATATCGCCGCGCTTGCCGAAGGCGGTGTCGATATGCTCGTCGTCAGTTCGGGCGCTATCGCGCTCGGCCGCGCCATGCTCCACATCGGCCGACGCCGGCTGAAGCTCGAGGAAAGCCAGGCCTGCGCGGCGATGGGCCAGATCGCACTAGCCGGCGCGTGGTCGGAAGAACTGGCGAAGCACGGCATGCGCTCCGGCCAGGTGCTCGTCACGCTCGGCGATACCGAGGAACGCCGCCGCTATCTCAACGCTCGCGCCACGATCTCCACACTCCTCAAGATGAAGGCCGTTCCGGTCATCAATGAGAACGACACGGTCGCGACCAGCGAGATCCGCTACGGCGACAATGACCGGCTTGCGGCGCGCGTCGCCACCATGATGGGCGGCGATCTCCTGATCCTGCTCTCCGACATAGACGGGCTCTATACCGCACCGCCGGCGATCGACCCGACCGCCCGCCACATCCCCTTCGTCGAACGCATCACGCCGGCAATCGAGGCGATGGCCGGCGTGGCGGCCTCTGAACTCTCGCGCGGCGGCATGCGTACCAAGCTCGACGCCGGCAAGATCGCCACAGCCGCAGGCACCGCGATGATCGTCACGTCCGGCGACCGGCTGCATCCGCTCTCGGCCATCGAAGCGGGCGAACGCGCCACCTTCTTCCAACCGAGCGATACGCCGGTGAAGGGCTACAAGAGCTGGATCGCCGGCCAGCTCGAACCGGCCGGCCGGCTACGTGTGGATGCCGGCGCGGTCGCCGCGTTGTTGTCGGGCAAATCATTACTCGCTGCCGGCGTGCGCGCCGTGGAAGGCCATTTCTCCCGCGGCGAGACGGTCGCGATCATCGGCGAAAGCGGCCGCGAGGTAGCGCGCGGCCTCGTTGCCTATGACGCACAGGATGCCGTAAAGATCATGGGACTGAAAAGCGCCGAGATCGCCGAAGCGCTCGGATACGAGACGCGGGGCGCGATGGTGCATCGCGACGACCTCGTGGTTTCCGCCGGAGCGAAACTGGCGCGAAAGGAAAAAGCGGAGGGCTGA
- the obgE gene encoding GTPase ObgE: protein MKFLDQAKVYIRSGDGGAGSVSFRREKFIEFGGPDGGDGGRGGDVWVEAVDGLNTLIDYRYQQHFKAKTGTHGMGRNRTGAKGADVALKVPAGTQIFEEDNETQIVDLTAVGQRYRLAAGGNGGFGNQHFKTSTNQAPRRANPGLPGEERTIWLRLKLIADAGLVGLPNAGKSTFLAAVTAAKPKIADYPFTTLHPNLGVARVDAREFVLADIPGLIEGAHEGVGIGDRFLGHVERTRVLLHLVSAREDDPAAAYRTVRGELEAYAHGLAGKPEIVALSQADTVDASERKEKAAALKKAVGRAPLVLSAATHEGLEQALRDLMNVIAEAREPMADARTSETRWQPNE from the coding sequence ATGAAATTTCTTGATCAGGCAAAAGTCTACATCCGCTCCGGCGACGGTGGCGCCGGCTCGGTGTCGTTCCGACGCGAGAAGTTTATCGAGTTCGGCGGGCCGGACGGCGGCGACGGCGGGCGCGGTGGCGACGTCTGGGTCGAGGCGGTCGACGGGCTGAACACGCTCATCGACTACCGCTACCAGCAGCATTTCAAGGCGAAGACCGGCACCCACGGCATGGGCCGTAACCGTACCGGAGCCAAGGGCGCGGACGTCGCGCTCAAGGTCCCGGCCGGTACGCAGATCTTTGAGGAGGACAACGAGACGCAGATCGTCGATCTCACGGCGGTCGGGCAGCGTTACCGGCTCGCGGCCGGCGGCAATGGCGGCTTCGGCAACCAGCATTTCAAGACCTCTACAAACCAGGCTCCCCGCCGCGCCAATCCCGGCCTGCCGGGCGAGGAGCGCACGATCTGGCTGCGATTGAAGCTGATCGCCGATGCCGGGCTGGTCGGCCTGCCGAATGCGGGCAAGTCCACTTTCCTCGCGGCCGTGACGGCCGCGAAGCCGAAGATCGCGGACTACCCGTTCACCACGCTCCATCCCAATCTCGGCGTCGCCCGCGTCGACGCGCGCGAATTCGTGCTGGCCGATATTCCTGGCCTCATCGAAGGCGCGCATGAAGGCGTCGGCATCGGCGACCGCTTCCTCGGCCATGTCGAGCGCACGCGCGTGCTCCTGCATCTCGTCTCCGCTCGGGAGGACGATCCGGCCGCAGCCTATCGCACCGTCCGCGGCGAACTGGAGGCTTATGCGCACGGCCTCGCCGGCAAGCCGGAGATCGTGGCGCTGTCGCAGGCCGACACGGTCGACGCGTCGGAGCGGAAGGAAAAGGCCGCAGCGCTGAAGAAGGCGGTCGGCCGCGCACCGCTCGTTCTGTCGGCCGCGACGCATGAGGGCTTGGAGCAGGCATTGCGTGACTTGATGAATGTTATCGCGGAAGCGCGGGAGCCGATGGCCGACGCTCGGACGAGCGAAACACGTTGGCAACCTAACGAATAG
- a CDS encoding GNAT family N-acetyltransferase yields the protein MVAEKEESEDESLRIDCPVLVTERLVLRPPHDDDIPDLAALAANRRIAEMLARMPHPYGIREARAFIEMTRKQRAAGCVYAVTVAETGAFIGSAGLNDTERGLELGYWIGEPHWGSGYATEAAHALVDLAFRATDIQVLHVACRVINDASRRVIHKCGFQYAGQGMMDSIAAGRTPVERYTLDRKTWIGLRTWPRD from the coding sequence ATGGTTGCCGAGAAGGAAGAGAGCGAAGACGAAAGTCTGAGGATCGACTGCCCCGTGCTAGTCACGGAGCGGCTGGTGCTGCGTCCGCCGCACGATGACGATATTCCCGACCTCGCTGCGCTCGCCGCCAACCGCCGCATCGCCGAGATGCTGGCGCGCATGCCGCATCCCTACGGCATCAGGGAGGCGCGTGCCTTTATCGAGATGACACGCAAACAGCGTGCCGCCGGCTGCGTTTATGCCGTGACCGTTGCCGAAACCGGCGCCTTCATCGGCTCCGCCGGGCTGAACGACACTGAGCGCGGGCTTGAACTCGGCTACTGGATCGGCGAGCCCCATTGGGGGAGTGGCTACGCCACGGAAGCGGCGCACGCGCTGGTCGACCTCGCCTTCCGCGCAACCGATATCCAGGTGCTGCATGTCGCCTGCCGCGTCATCAACGACGCCTCGCGCCGGGTCATCCACAAATGCGGCTTCCAGTATGCCGGTCAGGGCATGATGGATTCCATTGCCGCCGGCCGCACGCCGGTGGAGCGATACACGCTCGACCGCAAGACCTGGATCGGCCTCAGGACATGGCCGAGGGACTGA
- a CDS encoding GNAT family N-acetyltransferase, with amino-acid sequence MQILVTPRLTLRPPAMPDAEDIAAWLAEWDVARMLAPVPYPYRLEDAERWIDDVRSRSTDLVFTIHRERLIGVVSIENPEGDVTDGTPRLGYWLGSHWHGHGFMTEAAGCLLEHAFDQYGLSAVRSSVFLDNPASFAVQRKLGFVGTGDGAIWSRSRQAMVAKRDTFLTIEAFAVARASSPRRDAA; translated from the coding sequence ATGCAAATTCTGGTCACACCCCGCCTGACCCTGAGGCCGCCGGCGATGCCGGATGCCGAAGACATCGCGGCTTGGCTGGCGGAATGGGATGTGGCGCGTATGCTCGCGCCGGTCCCCTATCCCTATCGGCTCGAGGACGCCGAAAGGTGGATCGACGATGTACGCAGCCGGTCGACGGACCTCGTCTTCACGATCCATCGCGAGAGGCTGATCGGCGTCGTCTCCATCGAAAATCCTGAGGGCGACGTTACCGACGGGACGCCGCGGCTTGGATACTGGCTCGGCTCGCACTGGCATGGACACGGCTTCATGACCGAGGCGGCCGGCTGCCTGCTGGAGCACGCTTTCGACCAGTACGGCCTGTCCGCCGTCCGTTCATCCGTCTTCCTCGACAATCCCGCTTCGTTCGCGGTCCAGCGCAAGCTCGGCTTCGTGGGAACCGGCGACGGCGCAATCTGGTCGCGTTCGCGCCAGGCGATGGTCGCCAAGCGAGACACGTTCTTGACGATAGAGGCTTTTGCAGTAGCCCGGGCATCCTCGCCCCGCAGAGATGCTGCCTGA
- the rpmA gene encoding 50S ribosomal protein L27, translating to MAHKKAGGSSRNGRDSHSKRLGVKKFGGEKVLAGNIIVRQRGTKWHPGTNVGMGTDHTLFALEQGAVAFRKKANGRTYVSVNPITEAAE from the coding sequence ATGGCACACAAGAAGGCTGGCGGTTCGTCGCGCAACGGTCGCGATTCGCACTCCAAGCGCCTCGGCGTGAAGAAGTTCGGCGGCGAGAAGGTCCTCGCCGGCAACATCATCGTGCGTCAACGCGGCACCAAGTGGCATCCCGGCACGAATGTCGGCATGGGCACGGACCATACGCTCTTCGCGCTCGAGCAAGGCGCAGTCGCGTTCCGAAAGAAAGCCAATGGCCGTACCTACGTGTCGGTAAACCCGATTACGGAAGCAGCGGAGTAG
- a CDS encoding 50S ribosomal protein L21, which yields MFAVIKTGGKQYRVAAEDTLEIDRVAGEVGQIVEIGRVLAHGEGDKVTIGSPFVEDATVTAEVVEQGRGPKVIAFKKRRRQNSRRTRGHRQLLTTVRISEILIGGAKPSKKAEAKPAVKAEAPAKKAEPREEAKAPAKKAESEAEAKAAPLFKAPRGKGDDLTVIKGIGPVAAKDLNEQGITTFAQIAALSDEDVTRIDAAMPFSTAQIEDWREQAKALAAEKK from the coding sequence ATGTTCGCAGTCATCAAAACGGGCGGCAAGCAGTATCGCGTCGCCGCCGAGGATACGCTGGAGATCGACCGCGTCGCGGGCGAAGTCGGCCAGATCGTCGAGATCGGCCGCGTGCTCGCCCATGGCGAGGGTGACAAGGTCACGATCGGCTCGCCCTTCGTGGAAGACGCCACCGTCACCGCCGAAGTCGTCGAGCAGGGTCGCGGGCCGAAGGTCATCGCCTTCAAGAAGCGCCGCCGCCAGAACTCCCGCCGCACGCGCGGTCATCGCCAGCTTCTGACCACGGTCCGTATCTCCGAGATCCTGATCGGCGGCGCCAAGCCATCGAAGAAGGCCGAGGCCAAGCCTGCAGTCAAGGCGGAAGCCCCCGCCAAGAAGGCCGAACCTAGGGAAGAGGCGAAGGCCCCTGCGAAGAAGGCTGAGTCCGAGGCAGAAGCAAAGGCGGCGCCGCTTTTCAAGGCGCCGAGAGGCAAGGGCGACGACCTGACCGTCATCAAGGGCATCGGCCCGGTCGCCGCGAAGGATTTGAACGAGCAGGGCATCACCACTTTCGCCCAGATCGCGGCGCTCTCCGACGAGGATGTCACGAGGATCGACGCGGCGATGCCGTTCAGCACGGCGCAGATCGAGGATTGGCGTGAGCAGGCCAAGGCGCTCGCGGCCGAGAAGAAGTAA
- a CDS encoding sunset domain-containing protein: protein MIAACYSQRMKISSIPLPAAILVAAGVGYYSTDLFAFSRQAAHVSQPRPASQVSQSCDIKGNISINTGEHIYHVRGQKYYAVTRISPQYGERWFCSEAEARAAGWRKARE from the coding sequence TTGATCGCTGCCTGCTATTCTCAACGGATGAAGATCAGTAGCATTCCCTTGCCCGCCGCGATCCTTGTCGCCGCTGGTGTAGGCTACTATTCGACCGACCTGTTTGCGTTCAGCCGGCAGGCTGCGCATGTCTCCCAGCCGCGCCCGGCGAGTCAGGTGTCGCAATCGTGTGACATCAAGGGCAACATCTCGATCAACACCGGCGAGCACATCTACCATGTGCGGGGTCAGAAATATTACGCCGTGACCCGCATCTCTCCGCAGTATGGCGAGCGCTGGTTTTGCTCAGAGGCCGAAGCCCGCGCCGCTGGGTGGCGGAAAGCGAGAGAATGA
- a CDS encoding DUF1236 domain-containing protein: MNISRKMAVSSLAMMVSLGITSGVVWAQGAQGNTKLDSNSKIETQHQTKGATGSETKSESQTSGGMKAEGGTRVKGQSDSQTKAEGNTRMKGETSGQTKAEGSTQMKGGTGNRTKAESSTRMKGEGQNAQTDTGAKSDQKTQMKTEESGSTKKGEGSRAQMRSETGKSGSATSGGGMNGETTKSGQVESTGTSNEKTGSVQKNGGVEVNVTTEQKTEIRQVIKTEDVQPVEHVTFDVDVGTSIPHSVHLHRLPPRIVKIVPAYEDYEYFVLADGRIVIVDPNSYEIVYILA, translated from the coding sequence ATGAACATCTCTCGCAAAATGGCCGTAAGCAGCCTCGCCATGATGGTTAGTCTCGGCATCACATCGGGTGTGGTCTGGGCGCAGGGCGCCCAAGGCAACACGAAGCTCGATAGCAATTCCAAAATCGAGACGCAGCACCAAACCAAGGGTGCAACTGGCTCAGAGACGAAATCAGAGAGCCAGACCAGCGGCGGCATGAAGGCCGAAGGTGGTACCCGCGTGAAGGGTCAGTCCGATAGTCAGACGAAGGCAGAGGGCAACACCCGGATGAAAGGCGAAACGAGCGGCCAGACGAAGGCCGAGGGCAGCACCCAGATGAAGGGTGGAACCGGTAATCGGACCAAAGCCGAGAGCAGTACCCGGATGAAAGGCGAAGGCCAGAATGCCCAGACGGATACCGGCGCCAAATCGGATCAGAAAACTCAGATGAAGACGGAGGAGTCCGGCTCGACGAAGAAGGGCGAGGGCTCCCGCGCTCAAATGAGATCGGAAACGGGCAAGAGCGGCAGCGCCACGTCTGGTGGCGGGATGAACGGCGAGACCACGAAGAGCGGCCAGGTGGAAAGCACGGGCACCAGCAATGAGAAGACCGGTTCCGTGCAGAAGAATGGCGGCGTAGAAGTGAACGTCACCACCGAGCAGAAGACCGAAATCCGTCAGGTGATCAAGACGGAGGATGTCCAGCCGGTCGAGCACGTGACGTTCGACGTGGATGTGGGTACGTCAATCCCGCACAGCGTGCATCTGCATCGGCTGCCGCCGAGGATCGTGAAGATTGTGCCGGCCTATGAGGACTACGAGTACTTCGTCCTTGCCGATGGCCGCATCGTTATCGTCGATCCGAATTCATACGAGATTGTCTACATTCTGGCGTAA
- a CDS encoding AAA family ATPase encodes MRLASDYLEARGATLEAFLAAGGEVVADASRIDRSHRREPALVWWFYKPGTADHMIADHGHPFHRVRYLGGDAPALHERRFNQPRDSGVHVYFVRHPEAPWPEIAADPSYGLIISEGETRALAGAEHGLQVISLTGVDCWHRKGERELHPDLAGIEWRGRLVYVAFDSDIATKPRVGQAFDGLAAALKQHGADVYHMRLPAAPDGAKQGLDDYLKRWGVDAFHALRQSPETTPAMSDADLFSPNIRAHEEYSVAELLGRPVAPVEELVPGWIERGIPNFIAGPGGVNKSRLALQWGLCLNAGANVPGAPAGSLTPQKAPLLYCSAEDDANEIARRTQAICGALKLQKPTQGQFVICRGVDTALVVMKESGGVEARPFYFELLERLNAIPGHKVVVLDSAYDFVRFAGHAKIDEDSVNFFIKVVLQSVCDRGNCTLVIPWHPSQAGSERKSMDGWSVAWQNAPRRRLALSAVKDVPDTYELSVVKRNHGAPVDPLRLRYHEGALMPVAALPDDGKLEEARQAVVREAIACAKANVPLNRSRRHSDTVFKKVEEAIGRRPSKNEVNDWLADAVRNGELSCLDGAKGRKAGYYPPSSAHELAREAYGASVKRS; translated from the coding sequence ATGCGGCTCGCCTCCGACTATCTTGAAGCACGCGGCGCCACCCTGGAGGCTTTCCTTGCTGCTGGCGGTGAGGTTGTTGCCGATGCCAGCCGCATAGACCGCTCGCATCGACGTGAGCCGGCGCTGGTATGGTGGTTTTACAAGCCCGGCACCGCCGACCACATGATTGCCGACCACGGGCACCCTTTCCATCGCGTCCGCTATCTCGGCGGCGATGCACCCGCCCTCCACGAAAGGCGATTCAACCAGCCCAGGGACAGCGGCGTCCATGTTTACTTCGTTCGGCACCCTGAAGCACCATGGCCGGAAATAGCGGCCGATCCGAGCTACGGCCTCATTATCAGCGAAGGCGAGACTCGCGCGCTCGCGGGCGCTGAGCATGGTCTTCAGGTGATTTCGCTGACGGGCGTGGATTGCTGGCACCGCAAAGGCGAGAGAGAGCTGCACCCTGACCTTGCCGGTATCGAGTGGCGCGGCCGGCTGGTTTACGTGGCGTTCGACTCCGACATAGCGACCAAGCCGCGTGTCGGGCAAGCATTCGACGGGCTGGCGGCGGCCCTGAAGCAGCACGGCGCCGATGTGTACCACATGCGCCTGCCGGCCGCCCCTGACGGCGCCAAGCAGGGCCTTGACGACTATCTCAAGCGCTGGGGCGTCGACGCCTTCCACGCCCTTCGCCAGTCGCCGGAAACGACGCCGGCCATGTCGGACGCCGATCTTTTCAGCCCGAACATCAGGGCGCATGAGGAATACAGCGTTGCCGAGTTGCTTGGCCGCCCGGTTGCTCCGGTCGAAGAGCTTGTGCCCGGCTGGATAGAGCGCGGCATTCCCAACTTCATCGCGGGCCCAGGCGGCGTCAATAAATCCCGTCTCGCGCTGCAATGGGGGCTGTGCCTCAACGCGGGCGCCAACGTGCCGGGCGCCCCGGCCGGTAGCCTGACGCCGCAGAAAGCACCGCTGCTTTACTGTTCGGCGGAGGACGACGCGAACGAGATTGCGCGGCGCACCCAGGCGATTTGCGGTGCACTGAAGCTTCAGAAGCCCACACAGGGGCAGTTCGTCATCTGCCGGGGCGTGGATACGGCGCTTGTGGTCATGAAGGAAAGCGGCGGTGTGGAAGCACGCCCGTTCTATTTCGAGCTGCTGGAGCGCCTCAACGCAATTCCGGGGCATAAGGTCGTGGTGCTCGACAGCGCCTATGACTTTGTTCGCTTCGCCGGCCACGCAAAGATCGATGAGGACAGCGTCAACTTCTTCATCAAAGTGGTGCTGCAAAGCGTGTGCGATCGGGGCAACTGCACCCTCGTCATTCCATGGCACCCGTCACAGGCCGGTAGTGAGCGCAAGAGCATGGATGGCTGGTCGGTCGCCTGGCAGAATGCACCACGGCGGCGGCTGGCGCTCAGCGCGGTCAAGGACGTTCCCGACACATACGAGCTAAGCGTAGTGAAGCGCAACCACGGCGCCCCCGTCGACCCGCTTAGGCTACGCTATCATGAAGGCGCTTTGATGCCCGTCGCGGCGCTGCCGGATGATGGAAAGCTGGAAGAAGCCCGACAGGCTGTGGTGAGGGAAGCCATAGCATGCGCGAAGGCGAACGTGCCGCTCAATCGAAGCAGGCGCCACTCCGACACGGTGTTCAAAAAGGTCGAGGAAGCGATAGGGCGCCGCCCATCGAAAAACGAAGTGAACGATTGGCTTGCAGACGCCGTTCGAAACGGCGAACTCAGTTGCCTGGATGGCGCAAAGGGCCGGAAAGCAGGCTATTATCCACCCAGCAGCGCACATGAGCTTGCACGCGAAGCCTACGGGGCGAGCGTTAAAAGGAGCTGA